The following proteins are encoded in a genomic region of Fundidesulfovibrio soli:
- a CDS encoding methyltransferase family protein, which yields MSDSIAFLSILSAWALLHSLSMCQALKRALMGALGERYAFYRLGFTAFSLVSFGVALLMLPRLEGEIYHVRGLFAALLWLVRLAAAAFFIWTFKAFDLREFIGLSQAKAFPNARLGQDGEFKGSHGLAISGAYRYVRHPMYFASIVYLFAEPHMTLERLLFAVFVSGYSLIGSIFEERRLVEKFGEDYRRYQKEVPRLIPRFSHR from the coding sequence ATGAGTGACAGCATAGCGTTTCTATCAATCCTATCCGCCTGGGCGCTCCTGCACAGCCTGAGCATGTGCCAGGCCCTCAAGCGCGCGCTCATGGGCGCGCTGGGGGAGCGTTACGCCTTCTACCGGCTGGGCTTCACGGCGTTTTCCCTGGTCAGCTTCGGGGTCGCGCTGCTCATGCTGCCGAGGCTGGAGGGCGAAATCTACCATGTGCGCGGCCTGTTCGCCGCCCTGCTCTGGCTTGTGCGCCTTGCGGCCGCGGCCTTCTTCATCTGGACCTTCAAGGCTTTCGACCTGAGGGAATTCATCGGCCTGAGCCAGGCCAAAGCCTTCCCCAACGCCCGCCTGGGACAGGACGGCGAGTTCAAGGGCTCGCACGGATTGGCGATCTCAGGCGCCTACCGCTATGTGAGGCACCCCATGTATTTTGCTTCGATTGTGTACCTGTTCGCGGAACCGCACATGACGCTGGAAAGGCTGCTGTTCGCGGTGTTCGTGTCGGGCTACAGCCTGATAGGCTCCATATTCGAGGAGCGGCGGCTGGTGGAGAAGTTCGGGGAGGATTACAGGCGGTATCAGAAAGAGGTGCCGAGGCTCATTCCGCGCTTTTCACATCGCTAA
- a CDS encoding DUF4279 domain-containing protein, which yields MPALNQSVAALRVHGDFFCPQYITHMLGCEPTYTHSKGETGRSEASGSVWIRRHSIWTLSAEDRKPADLDAQVAELLGKLTQDLSVWEALRKEHEIDLFVGFFMAESNEGITLPPETLLALGQRGIMIEFDIYDPGKELLDDDPCPYASGLTYGKCCKVRLYKTDAKNDTEVNGTVAP from the coding sequence ATGCCTGCACTAAATCAGTCCGTTGCCGCGCTGAGAGTCCATGGGGATTTCTTTTGTCCCCAGTACATCACCCATATGCTGGGCTGCGAGCCGACCTACACCCACTCCAAAGGTGAAACGGGGCGGAGTGAAGCCTCAGGGAGTGTGTGGATCAGGAGGCACAGCATTTGGACTCTTTCGGCGGAGGACCGCAAACCCGCCGACCTGGATGCGCAGGTGGCGGAACTGCTCGGCAAGCTCACGCAGGATTTGAGCGTGTGGGAAGCTCTCCGCAAGGAGCACGAAATTGATTTGTTCGTCGGCTTCTTCATGGCGGAAAGCAATGAAGGCATTACACTGCCACCAGAAACTTTGTTAGCCTTGGGCCAGCGGGGCATCATGATCGAATTTGATATTTACGACCCCGGCAAGGAACTGCTGGACGACGATCCTTGCCCGTACGCAAGCGGCTTGACGTATGGGAAATGCTGCAAGGTGCGGCTCTACAAGACGGATGCAAAGAACGACACGGAAGTAAATGGAACGGTTGCCCCGTGA